The genomic segment ACCCAGCAACTGAAATGGATGTCACAGAGTGTGTACTTGGACTTGTGTGCTTGTCCCACCAGAGAGCCTCTCAGTGCCTTAGAACTCCTTTCTCACAGATCATTCTGACGAACTTGGCAGCATGATTTTCCAGCTTGCAGTAAATAGAAGAGCAAAGCTACTGGAAACAGTGACTCCTGGCAGTTTTGAGAAAGGACAGCTGGCATCTTCAGAAAGCAGGCCCAGACCCACAGGGGCTCAGCAGTCAGAGGCTGTTTAGTTTGGACGCACATTACCGTGTGCTGTAAAGTACCTGAACTTTAGAACCTGAGCAACCGGGGCGTGACTCTTTCCCCCACTTGAGAACTCTGAGACCTTGGGTGCGAATTAACCTGCCTGAGGATCAGTTCCCATGTTGAATAAGGGGAATAACACCCAGCATAGATGTTGCACGGACTACCTAAGATAACGTCTGAGAAGTCCTGTACTCGGTGCCTGGACTTGAGAAGACCCTCAGTTTTAAATATACGTTAGCAGCCTCTGGAGATACCATTCTTATACCAAGCCCAATGAAAGGAGAATAAGGAGTCATCACAATAAAGTTATGTTGGGCATACTGTTTAAGTATTATTAATCATAGAAATACAGCTACTTGCAATCTTGGTATATAACAGAGGCCAGACCAGTATTTTATAATTGGAGAGACTTCAGCCTGTGAGAGATGTGTCTGAAATAGGCAACACATTACACATTCTCTATGTACTAATAGTTCCAAGTAACGTACATGCATTAATTCGCTTAATCCTGATGTTAACTCTATGAGGTAGGTGCAGTtattacccattttatagatgagaaaactgaagcatagAGAGGCAAAATAGCATGCCCAAGTTTATACAGGGAGTGGGAAAGCCAGGATCTAAACCCAGGCAGACTGGCTTCAGAGTCCAGGTTCTTAACCTTCACACATTTGTCTGCTTCATCTTAAGTTGAATGGCTTTTAGGTCATTTGTGCTCTGCAGTGATTCCATGGTGGGTCCGGCCCCGAGGGGAACTGAGGTCGCATATCCCAGCAAGATGACAGGTTTATTGGAGCTCACAAGAAACTGTGTGTGGAGTCTAGAGCTTCCTGAACTGTGACCACAGCTCTCccgccccttccttcccctctcctctgcaCCCCACTCCCAACTCTTAGGCGTACCCTGGCTGACATCATCATGGAGAAGCTGACTGAGAAGCAGACGGAAGTTGAGACGGTCATGTCCGAGGTGACAGGATTCCCTATGCCCCAACTGGACCCCCGGGTCCTAGAGGTCTACAGAGGAGTCCGGGAGGTAAGAGCTGGAATACCTTCACAGGGGCTGTGGGCTCCCACCTAAGGTTTTGGGTGACAACATCTCATACACAGAAGCCTGGTGACCGAGAACAGTCTTAAGTCAGAGTGTATGGGTTCAGAGTCCTGCTATACCACTTAGTGACTTGGTGGCTGTGGGTAAGGGCCCCgtttccccatctggaaaatgaggaTGATAGTAGCATCTCCTTATGTGGTTGTTGTAAGGATTCAGTGAGTGAACACATGAAAAGCCCCCGGACGAGTACCTGGCACTCGGCAAGCAGGATGTGTGCTAATGGCAACGACGGTAttactccctcctccccaggtgtTATCCAAGTACCGCAGTGGGAAGCTGCCCAAGGCATTTAAGATCATCCCTGCGCTCTCCAACTGGGAGCAGATCCTCTATGTCACAGAGCCTGAGGCCTGGACTGCTGCTGCAATGTACCAAGCCACAAGGTAGAGTGGATGGGAATTCGAGTGGCCTTAGGTCTATAGGTAAAGGGCCGGGGGCATAGGAAGTACAGGCTTTCCTGGTCTTTgccattacttttttttccccctcttatttttattttatgtatttattggtttcagagcagaagggagagggagagagagaaacatcaatgatagagagaatcattgattggctgcctcctgcacacccgttactgaggattgagcccacaacctggccatgtgcccttgaccggaatcgaacccaggatccttccgtctgcaggctgatgctctatccactgagccaaaccagctagagctgccattacattttttaaaaatattttttattgattttttattgagaggaacggagagggaaacagagaaacattggccgcctcccacaggcccccccccacaccccactggggatcgagcccacaaccagggcatgccCCCTGACTAGGAACAGAACCAGCAGCCCTTTGGTGgatgggatgacgcccaaccaactgagccacaccagccagggctgccattACAACTTTGCCCCGGAGCTCTCTCTTGTGCTTCTGTATATCATCATTTTCCCGGCTTTTCCTGTTTCATGTTTTGGGGCCAAGAACCTGTTGAAAATCGCCTGTGATGAGTTTTTAGGGAAGAGGCTTATAACTACTGGGCTACCACCCTGGTGTGTCAGACAGGCCTCAGAAGTCTGTGGCTCCCCACACGTGCTCAGGTCCCTCAAAGAGTAGGGTAGAGAAGGCCCATGATGGGGAGAGGAAGGTGAGTAGCTGAGTTGCCATTGGTTTGGGAGCACTCTGGCTCTCTCGGTGTTCACCTGTTTGGATGCATCTTGTAGACCTCCTGTTCCCTCCTATCTGATTTGGGTGTTGCATGCACTGAGttcacacactcccacccccccccacccccccgccagatCTTTTGCATGCACCATCCACAGTGATATTTAAAGGGCCAGCTCCAGGCTGTCAAGTGACCTGGGATGTCCCTGCTACCCCCAAAAAAACTAGGATTTTCGCATCTAACCTGAAGGAACGCATGGCCCAGCGCTTCTACAACCTTGTCCTGCTCCCCCGTGTACGAGATGATATTGCTGAATACAAACGACTCAATTTCCACCTCTACATGGCCCTCAAGAAGGCCCTTTTCAAGCCTGGAGCCTGGTTTAAAGGTGAGAACCAGGAGGCAGTTAAGAAAGGAAGGGGCTGGAGCTCCTGCAGGTGTGATAGCAGCAAGCATGACTTGGGAGACGGCTGTCTCTGGTAGGTGGGGGTGCTTCCTGCTTTGCATCCTTTCTCTCGCCCTCAGCTCAGTGACTGCCCCTCTGACCCTCCCCAGGGATCCTCATCCCACTGTGTGAGTCGGGCACCTGTACCCTCCGGGAAGCCATCATCGTGGGTAGCATCATCACCAAATGCTCCATTCCTGTGCTGCACTCCAGGTAGTGTTTCCACTCCAGGGGAAAGAGGATGGCTGGTCAGTGGACTCACCAGGACTTGGAAAGTTGGTGGGGTACAGAGTGGGAAAGGAGCTAAGAATAGTCCTGGGTTTGTGGCTTAAGCCACTAGGTATATCATTACTCAACTAGATTGTAATTCCATAAGAACAGggtcccagtgcctggcacttggtaggtgctcagtaaatagttgAAGGAATGAATAGGCAACATGGGAAGGAAATAGGTCAGGGGTAGAGATGTTGAGATATTTGAACATACTCTCATTGGATACTGAGTGAGGCAAGCACTCTGAGACAGGAGTAGGGATTTGGGATGAATCAGCATCCCAAATAGAGATGATAACCAcagtgcagggggaggaggaTCAAGACTGCAAAGgtgccctagccccgtggtcggcaaactgcggctcacgagccacatgcggctctttggccccttgagtgtggctcttccacaaaataccacggcctgggcgagtctattttgaagaagtagcgttagaagaagtttaaaaaaatgggctctcaaaagaaatttcagtcgttgtactgttgatatttggctctgttgactaatgagtttgccgaccactgtcctagctggtttggctctgtggatagaacgttggcctgcggactgaagggtcctagcttcagttccggccaagggcacatgcctgggttgtgggatcattccccagcagggggcgtgcaggaggcagctgatcagtaattctctctcatcattgacgtttctatctctctatccctctccctctctgaaatcaataaaaatgtaaaaataaataaataaaattacttgaAAAGACTGCACTGCATAGGTGAGAAGGCCTGAGATGGCCCTCTTAGGCGTACCACAGTGTAAGGGCCAGTagaggagaagaggggaaagCACATTTCCCCACCACTAACCACCCATCTTCCCCCCAGTGCGGCCATGCTGAAAATTGCCGAGATGGATTACAGCGGTGCCAACAGCATCTTCCTGCGGCTGCTGCTGGATAAGAAGTACGCACTGCCCTACAGGGTGCTGGACGCTCTGGTCTTCCACTTCCTGGGGTTCCGGACGGAGAAGCGTGAACTGCCCGTGCTCTGGCACCAGTGCCTCCTGACTTTGGCCCAGCGCTATAAGGCAGACCTGGCcatggagcagaaagaggcccTCCTGGAACTGCTCCGGCTGCAGCCCCATCCCCAGCTGTCCCCTGAGATCAGGCGTGAGCTTCAGAGCGCAGTGCCCAGAGATGTGGAAGATGTTCCCATCACCATGGACTGAGGAAacagccactcatcctggtctgagggggtgggaggacacCAGGATCCCAGTTAAGGTGACACTGAGCCTTTACAACTGGGCAGTGAGAGCCCCTGGGCATCTGGGACTCCCCAGTACCCTACAGGGAGGACTGAGGGTCAGGCAATTGTTCCTGCTCAGTTCTGGAACCTGTTTGAGCATTCCCTTTGCCCTGCTGGGGCTTGGAGTACTTTCTCTCAGGCTATGTCAAGTCACTGGGATGTGGATGAAAAGGTGGGTATTTATTGAGCGTCTGTGTTTTCTTGTGATCAATGGAGATCTTTCTGTTTTCCCTCTTTATCTAAAGGTAGGGATTACTCTTCCCTGTTTCTGTCTAGGAGTGGATTCTTACCCAGTATACTAAGGACCCCCACCCCTATCCTAACTCTACAAGCTAGGTTCTCCAGGCTACACCCAGAGTTACCCCTAGGGGGCTCATCGCTGCCTTTCCCCAATACAGGCTGCTTTGGGAGAatgccaggaaccaggaggttgttcAAAAGATGGTCCATCTCAGCTGTGGGTGGAAGAGCTAGAGGAGAAAGcccctagagcaagcatgtcaaactcaaaggctaacactggCCAAATAAACTAGGCCTGTGGCCCGCGAGCCATGagcttgacatgcttgccctagaggGAAGTGGAAATGCAAAGGCCAGACAGATGAGAGAATATTGGTTGTGCCAGGATGGTTAGATCTGGATCACCACCAGACAAGTTCCCTTTCTGGCTAATGAGAGCATTAGACTGGAGGTTGGCAAACTAGGGTCATATGCCCATTTTCTCATGGCCCATGAACTAAGAGgggtgtttacattttttaatggatggggaaaaaatttttaaagagtattttgTGGTAGGTGAAATTCCAATTCCAGTGTCCATAGTTTCATTAGAACACAGCCACTCCCATCTATTTACATGTTTTCcgtggctgctttcatgctgcaATAGCAGAGTACAATCCTGGAACCCTTGTTTGCCTTTGAAAATGTGACTTAGTTCCAACCCAGTTAATATATTTGGGGACAGTTTTATCataaaac from the Eptesicus fuscus isolate TK198812 chromosome 10, DD_ASM_mEF_20220401, whole genome shotgun sequence genome contains:
- the BYSL gene encoding bystin, with protein sequence MPKFKAARGAGGQEKHAPLAEQILAGDAVRAGAREKRRGRGTKEEDEEYVGPRLTRRILHQARQQQEELEAEHGTGSRPAAPRERITRLGPGVPQDGSDDEDEEWPTLEKAATMTGAGHHAEVVVDPEDERAIEMFMNKNPPVRRTLADIIMEKLTEKQTEVETVMSEVTGFPMPQLDPRVLEVYRGVREVLSKYRSGKLPKAFKIIPALSNWEQILYVTEPEAWTAAAMYQATRIFASNLKERMAQRFYNLVLLPRVRDDIAEYKRLNFHLYMALKKALFKPGAWFKGILIPLCESGTCTLREAIIVGSIITKCSIPVLHSSAAMLKIAEMDYSGANSIFLRLLLDKKYALPYRVLDALVFHFLGFRTEKRELPVLWHQCLLTLAQRYKADLAMEQKEALLELLRLQPHPQLSPEIRRELQSAVPRDVEDVPITMD